In Mycobacterium sp. JS623, one genomic interval encodes:
- the trhA gene encoding PAQR family membrane homeostasis protein TrhA, producing MAQIDTADEAQQQPPRVYAEDLPEAVADGVAQFLGKPRLRGWIHVYGAVVAFIAGAALVSVSWAVESTRAGLATLLYTFTIVAMFAVSGTYHRVTWRSVDARKWMKRADHSMIFIFIAGSYTPFALLALPSEKGWVLFWIVWGGAIAGVLLKMFWPSAPRWVGVPLYILLGWVAAWFVGPIMDGAGVAALVLLIVGGALYSIGGVLYALKWPNPWPTTFGHHEFFHACTAVAAICHYIAMWFAVF from the coding sequence ATGGCCCAGATCGACACCGCCGACGAGGCCCAGCAACAGCCGCCGCGCGTATACGCCGAGGACTTGCCCGAAGCCGTTGCCGATGGCGTCGCCCAGTTCCTCGGCAAGCCACGGCTGCGCGGCTGGATCCACGTCTATGGCGCCGTCGTCGCGTTCATCGCCGGCGCCGCGCTGGTGTCGGTGTCGTGGGCCGTGGAGTCGACGCGCGCCGGCCTGGCCACGCTGCTCTACACCTTCACGATCGTGGCCATGTTCGCCGTCAGCGGCACCTACCACCGGGTGACCTGGCGCTCGGTGGATGCGCGCAAGTGGATGAAGCGCGCGGATCACTCGATGATCTTCATCTTCATCGCGGGCAGCTACACGCCGTTCGCCCTACTGGCGTTGCCGTCGGAAAAGGGCTGGGTGCTGTTCTGGATCGTGTGGGGCGGCGCGATCGCGGGCGTGCTGCTCAAGATGTTCTGGCCGTCCGCGCCGCGCTGGGTCGGTGTGCCGCTGTACATCCTGCTCGGCTGGGTCGCGGCGTGGTTCGTCGGACCGATCATGGACGGCGCAGGCGTCGCCGCGCTGGTGTTGTTGATCGTCGGCGGTGCGCTGTATTCGATCGGTGGCGTTCTCTATGCGCTGAAGTGGCCCAACCCGTGGCCGACGACATTCGGGCACCACGAGTTCTTCCACGCCTGTACCGCGGTCGCGGCGATCTGCCACTACATCGCGATGTGGTTCGCCGTCTTCTAG
- a CDS encoding thioredoxin domain-containing protein has protein sequence MSPAGNTLSEATSPYLRQHADNPVHWQQWTPQALAEAAERDVPILLSVGYAACHWCHVMAHESFEDDQVAAAMNEGFVNIKVDREERPDLDAVYMNATVALTGQGGWPMTCFLTPDGRPFFCGTYYPKPNFLQLLAAVTETWRSRRSEVEQASDRIAGELRSMASGLPGGGPPVQPALCDHAVAAALRDEDIERGGFGGAPKFPPSVLLEALLRNHERTGDIMPMETVERTCTAMARGGIYDQLAGGFARYSVDASWVVPHFEKMLYDNALLLRVYAHWARRSGNPLARRVAQQTARFVIDDLSVGGMFTSSLDADADGEEGLTYVWTPAQLRDVLGDDDGRWAATLFTVTEAGTFEQGSSVLQLPADPNDALRFERVRGKLLTARLTRPQPGRDDKVVTAWNGLAITALAEASVALGRRGLLGAATQCAQSILDLHLVDGRLRRASLGGRVGDSAAILEDHATLATGLLTLYQLTGDASWLESATGLLDVALDHFANPERDGRWFDTADDAEQLMVRPADPLDGATPSGASSIAEALQLATHLAPHPERYAAAAEATLASATPILARLARSGGHWLAVAEAAVRGPIQIAVSCDPQHSQLLSAARELAPGGAVVVGGPVDSSELLLDRGRVNGADAAYVCRGRMCDLPVTTIAELTAALR, from the coding sequence GTGAGCCCGGCGGGTAACACCCTTTCGGAGGCGACCAGCCCCTACCTACGCCAGCACGCCGACAACCCGGTGCACTGGCAGCAGTGGACGCCCCAGGCACTGGCCGAGGCGGCCGAGCGCGACGTGCCGATCCTGCTGTCGGTCGGGTATGCGGCCTGTCACTGGTGTCACGTGATGGCCCACGAATCGTTCGAGGACGACCAGGTCGCCGCGGCGATGAACGAGGGTTTCGTCAACATCAAAGTCGACCGCGAGGAGCGGCCCGACCTCGACGCGGTCTACATGAACGCGACCGTCGCGCTGACCGGGCAGGGCGGCTGGCCGATGACGTGCTTCCTCACGCCGGACGGCAGGCCGTTCTTCTGCGGGACGTATTATCCGAAGCCGAACTTCTTGCAGCTGTTGGCCGCTGTCACTGAGACCTGGCGCAGCAGGCGCTCTGAGGTCGAGCAGGCCTCCGACCGGATCGCGGGTGAGCTGCGATCGATGGCCTCAGGCTTGCCCGGCGGAGGGCCGCCGGTGCAGCCGGCGCTGTGCGACCACGCCGTCGCCGCAGCGCTGCGGGACGAGGACATCGAGCGCGGTGGCTTTGGCGGTGCGCCGAAATTCCCGCCGTCGGTGCTACTGGAAGCGCTGCTGCGCAATCACGAACGCACCGGCGACATCATGCCGATGGAGACGGTGGAGCGGACCTGCACAGCGATGGCGCGGGGCGGAATCTACGACCAGTTGGCCGGCGGGTTCGCCCGCTACAGCGTTGACGCGTCGTGGGTGGTGCCGCATTTCGAGAAGATGCTGTACGACAATGCGCTGCTGCTTCGGGTGTATGCGCACTGGGCCCGGCGCAGCGGTAACCCGTTGGCGCGCAGGGTTGCCCAGCAGACTGCCCGCTTCGTCATCGATGACCTGAGCGTCGGTGGCATGTTCACCTCGTCGCTGGACGCCGACGCTGACGGCGAAGAAGGCTTGACCTACGTCTGGACGCCTGCACAGCTGCGCGACGTGCTGGGTGACGACGACGGGCGTTGGGCTGCAACGCTTTTCACTGTGACCGAGGCAGGCACCTTCGAGCAGGGCAGCTCGGTGCTGCAGCTGCCGGCCGATCCGAACGACGCGCTTAGGTTCGAGCGGGTCCGCGGGAAGCTGCTGACCGCGCGGCTGACCCGGCCGCAGCCCGGCCGCGACGACAAGGTCGTCACTGCTTGGAATGGGCTGGCGATCACTGCCCTCGCCGAGGCGAGTGTGGCGTTGGGCCGCCGTGGGTTGCTTGGCGCGGCAACGCAATGCGCGCAGTCGATCCTCGATTTGCACCTCGTCGACGGCCGGCTGCGGCGTGCCAGCCTCGGCGGTCGGGTCGGCGACAGCGCCGCGATCCTCGAAGACCACGCGACCCTGGCGACCGGGCTGTTGACGCTGTATCAGCTGACGGGCGATGCGTCCTGGCTGGAGTCGGCCACCGGGCTGCTCGACGTCGCGCTCGACCATTTCGCCAACCCCGAGCGGGACGGCCGTTGGTTCGACACCGCTGACGACGCCGAGCAGCTGATGGTCCGGCCGGCCGACCCGCTGGACGGCGCCACCCCGTCGGGCGCCTCGTCAATCGCGGAGGCGCTGCAGCTGGCCACTCACCTGGCACCTCACCCGGAGCGTTACGCCGCCGCCGCCGAAGCCACCTTGGCCAGCGCGACGCCGATCCTGGCCCGGCTGGCCCGCTCGGGCGGACATTGGCTTGCAGTTGCCGAAGCCGCAGTGCGCGGGCCGATTCAGATCGCGGTGTCCTGCGATCCGCAGCATTCGCAATTGCTCTCTGCCGCACGCGAATTGGCGCCTGGGGGAGCGGTTGTCGTCGGTGGGCCGGTGGATTCCTCGGAGCTTCTGCTTGACCGCGGCAGGGTCAACGGCGCCGATGCCGCGTACGTTTGTCGCGGTCGGATGTGCGATCTGCCTGTCACCACTATCGCCGAATTGACGGCCGCGCTGAGGTAG
- a CDS encoding nuclear transport factor 2 family protein, which translates to MPSAEDITQTVTRYLDFVSRGQPDEVASLYADDATVEDPVGGEVHIGRQAIRGFYGAIENVKAETEVLTLRAIGNEAAFHWTLSLDFGGNGMRIDIISTMTFDEDSKISSMKAYWSQDNVTTF; encoded by the coding sequence ATGCCGAGCGCCGAAGACATCACCCAGACCGTCACCCGCTACCTCGATTTCGTCTCGAGGGGGCAGCCCGATGAGGTCGCCTCGCTCTACGCAGACGACGCCACCGTCGAGGACCCCGTTGGCGGCGAGGTGCACATCGGCCGCCAAGCGATCCGCGGTTTCTACGGCGCGATCGAGAACGTCAAGGCCGAGACTGAGGTATTGACCCTGCGCGCGATCGGCAACGAGGCGGCGTTTCATTGGACACTGTCGCTCGACTTCGGCGGCAACGGGATGCGCATCGACATCATCAGCACGATGACGTTCGATGAGGACAGCAAGATCTCATCGATGAAGGCCTACTGGAGCCAGGACAACGTCACGACCTTCTAG